The Xenopus laevis strain J_2021 chromosome 7S, Xenopus_laevis_v10.1, whole genome shotgun sequence genome includes a window with the following:
- the slc45a1.S gene encoding proton-associated sugar transporter A, with amino-acid sequence MSSFVTSPPADTLLPNVASQEYWRSQVCAYSTSVTGHISHRANNFKRHPKRRKLIRPSPPPPPNTPCPLDLIDFVDLRPRRSFLELLFNGCILFGIEFCYAMETAYVTPVLLQMGLPDELYSMVWFISPILGFMLQPLLGAWSDTCTSRFGRRRPFILVLAIGALLGLTLLLNGRDIGVSVADTVNNHKWGLILTICGVVLMDFSADSADNPSHAYMMDVCSPEDQDRGLNIHALLAGLGGGFGYVVGGINWNKTSFGKAMGGQLRVIYIFTSITLAITTILTLISIPERPLQLFNKKSKVMKSPSLPLPPSPPVFFEENQTEDPSTRNSNHLYASFTSPISPLSPLTPKYGSLMSRDSSLTGLNEFASSFGTTNIDSVLIDCFTAGHENYSAPSGSLPRQASSLPRLPESLHCSQNGVRGSVENFMSPGTERSHLRVGSLDASKPQSSGILKRPQSLAIPDVVTGTCPESSRRRNVTFSQQVANVLLNGVKYESDLNGSSEMSQQPLSMKLLYSSIYHMPKELRNLCINHFLGWLSFEGMLLFYTDFMGEVVFQGDPKAPHDSDEYHKYNAGVTMGCWGMCIYAFSAAFYSAILEKLEDVFSIRTLYFIAYLAFGLGTGLATLFSNHYIILSLCITHGILFSTLCILPYSLLCDYYQNKKFVGSSSDGSKRGMGMDISLLSCQYFLAQIIVSIVMGPLTSIVGSANGVMYFSSLMAFVGCFYSSLFVIYEVPSGDCEEEQQPLLINI; translated from the exons ATGTCTTCATTTGTAACGTCTCCACCAGCTGACACCCTTCTCCCTAATGTGGCATCTCAAGAATATTGGAGGTCCCAGGTTTGTGCCTATAGCACTTCGGTGACAGGTCATATCAGTCACAGAGCCAACAATTTCAAAAGACATCCAAAGAGAAGAAAACTAATCCGGCCTTCACCACCCCCACCTCCCAATACTCCTTGTCCTCTTGATCTGATTGATTTTGTTGATCTTCGTCCTCGAAGGTCTTTTCTGGAACTATTATTCAATGGTTGCATATTGTTTGGAATTGAGTTTTGCTATGCAATGGAGACTGCATATGTTACGCCGGTGCTTCTACAGATGGGCCTCCCTGATGAGTTGTATAGCATGGTGTGGTTTATTAGTCCAATACTgg GTTTTATGCTTCAGCCATTATTAGGAGCATGGAGTGACACGTGTACATCAAGGTTTGGTAGAAGGAGGCCATTTATTCTAGTTCTTGCCATAG GAGCCTTACTTGGGCTTACCCTTCTGCTCAATGGAAGGGATATAGGGGTGTCAGTGGCAGACACTGTGAATAATCATAAATGGGGACTCATCTTGACGATTTGCGGAGTAGTTCtcatggacttcagtgcagattCCGCTGATAATCCCAGTCATGCCTACATGATGGATGTGTGCAGCCCAGAGGATCAAGATCGGGGGCTCAATATACATGCTCTGTTAGCAG gccTTGGAGGTGGTTTTGGTTATGTAGTTGGCGGAATAAACTGGAACAAAACAAGCTTTGGGAAAGCAATGGGAGGACAGCTGCGAGTCATCTATATCTTTACTTCAATAACACTGGCAATCACCACCATCTTAACCTTAATTAGCATCCCAGAAAGGCCACTTCAGCTGTTTAATAAGAAGTCCAAAGTCATGAAAAGCCCAAGTCTTCCACTGCCCCCTTCTCCACCTGTTTTCTTTGAAGAGAATCAAACTGAAGACCCCAGTACCCGGAATTCAAATCATTTGTATGCAAGTTTTACCAGTCCAATCTCACCTCTTAGTCCACTTACACCAAAGTATGGCAGCTTGATGAGCAGGGACAGTTCTTTAACTGGCCTTAATGAATTTGCTTCTTCTTTTGGAACTACAAATATTGACAGTGTTCTCATAGACTGCTTTACAGCAGGGCATGAGAATTACTCAGCACCCTCTGGGAGTCTGCCAAGACAAGCAAGTAGTCTTCCTCGATTACCAGAGAGCTTGCATTGCTCTCAAAATGGAGTAAGAGGTTCTGTGGAAAACTTTATGTCTCCTGGAACAGAAAGAAGTCACTTAAGAGTTGGGTCTCTTGATGCTTCAAAGCCTCAATCCTCAGGAATTCTGAAAAGGCCTCAGTCTTTAGCTATACCAGATGTGGTTACTGGAACGTGTCCTGAGAGCAGCAGAAGACGAAATGTGACATTCAGTCAACAG GTGGCTAATGTCTTGCTGAATGGCGTAAAGTATGAGAGTGATCTTAATGGATCATCTGAGATGTCTCAGCAGCCGCTTTCAATGAAACTtctgtattcatccatctaccACATGCCTAAGGAGCTACGTAACCTTTGCATCAATCATTTCCTAG GATGGCTATCTTTTGAAGGCATGCTGCTGTTTTATACCGATTTTATGGGAGAGGTGGTATTTCAAGGAGATCCTAAGGCCCCCCATGATTCTGATGAATACCACAAATACAATGCTGGTGTCACGATGGGGTGTTGGGGGATGTGTATATATGCTTTCAGTGCTGCCTTTTACTCAG CCATAttggaaaagcttgaggatgttTTCAGTATTCGCACACTGTATTTTATTGCATACCTCGCATTTGGATTGGGCACCGGTCTAGCTACTCTATTTAGCAATCACTATATTATCTTATCGCTGTGCATAACTCATGGCATCCTGTTCTCCACGCTTTGCATACTGCCATATTCCCTACTGTGTGATTATTACCAGAATAAAAAG TTTGTAGGTTCAAGTTCTGATGGATCTAAACGTGGCATGGGCATGGACATATCTCTCCTAAGCTGTCAGTATTTCCTTGCACAGATTATTGTATCCATTGTGATGGGACCTTTGACTTCTATAGTTGGCAGCGCCAATGGAGTGATGTACTTCTCCAGTCTCATGGCATTCGTTGGCTGCTTTTACTCTTCTCTGTTTGTCATATATGAAGTTCCATCTGGAGATTGTGAAGAAGAGCAGCAACCCCTTTTGATTAACATATGA